From Saccharibacillus brassicae:
CGAACACGTAGTCCGTGCTGATATACACGAACTTGGCTCCGGCCTGTTCGGCGGCGACGGCCAGGTTGCGCGTTCCGGCAGCGTTAACGCGATAAGCGCCGTCCGCGTCTTCTTCCGCCGCATCGACAGCCGTGTAGGCAGCGCAGTGAATGATGACTTCCGGCATAAAATCGCCGATTACTTCATCGCACCGCCGCGGATCGGCGATATCAAGTTCTGCCCGGCCGCACCCTCGGACTTCATGGCCCTCCTGCTTCAGCAAAGCCACGACGTCGCTGCCGAGCTGTCCGTTCGCGCCGGTAACGAGCACCTTCATTGCGATTCTCCAAGTCGTTCGCCGTACTGCTGGGCATAATACTGTTCGTATTCGCCGGATTGAATCCGGGTCCACCATTCTTTGTTGTCCAGGTACCAGGCGATCGTCTCGCGAATGCCGGTCTCGAAATTATGCTTCGGCTTCCAGCCGAGTTCGTTCGTGATCTTCGCCGGATCGATACCGTAGCGGCGGTCATGGCCCGGACGGTCCTGCACATACGTAATCAACGATTCCGGCTTGCCGAGCTGTTCCAGAATCGTGCGGATGATATGCAGATTGGTCCGCTCGTTGTTGCCCCCGATGTTGTACACTTCGCCGTTCACCCCTTCGTGAATGACAAGGTCGATCGCGCTGCAGTGGTCTTCGACGTACAGCCAATCCCGGATGTTAAGACCGTCGCCGTATACCGGCAGCGGCTGGTCGTTCAGCGCTTTGGAGATAATGAGCGGGATCAGCTTCTCCGGGAATTGATACGGGCCGTAGTTGTTGGAGCAGCGCGTAATATTGACAGGCAGTCCGAACGTCTCGTGGTAAGCGCGTACGAGCAGATCGCCGCCCGCTTTGGAAGCGGAGTAAGGACTGTTCGGCGTCAGCGGCGTTTCTTCCGTGAACAGGCCGGTCTCGCCGAGCGTCCCGTACACTTCGTCGGTGGACACCTGCACGAATTTGGTCACGTTATGCTTTTTGGCCGCGTCGAGCAGCACCTGAGTGCCGAGCACGTTCGTCTTCACGAACACGTCCGGTTCCAAAATACTGCGATCCACATGCGATTCCGCCGCAAAGTTGACGACGATGTCTACGCCCTGCCCGATCAGCTCGTCCATCTTGGCCGCATCGCAGATGTCGGCTTTGACAAACGTATGCTTCGGATTCTGCTCAATGGCCTTGAGGTTCTCCAGGTTGCCTGCATAGGTGAGCGCATCCACGTTGACGATTTCGTACTCGGGATGCTGCTGAAGCATGTATAACACGAAGTTGCTGCCGATAAAGCCGGCTCCGCCGGTGATGAGTAGTTTCATGGGTTAGTTGCCTCCTGTTCTCGTGTAAAAAGCTCTCCTTGCGGAGAGCCCTGTATCTTATTCGAAGTTCAGTTCCGCGTCTTGCAGCAGCGGATGCTTTTGATCTTTTTCCGACAAGACCGGGTTGGACGTTGGCCAGTCGATGCCAAGTGCCGGATCATTCCACAGGATGCCCCGGTCGTGCTCCGGCGAGTAATACTCGTCGACTTTGTACATGACCTGAGTGTTGGGAACCAACGTGCAGAAGCCGTGCGCAAAACCTTGCGGAACGAGCAGTTGGCGATGATTGTATTCGCTTAAGATAAACCCTTCCCATTGG
This genomic window contains:
- the rfbB gene encoding dTDP-glucose 4,6-dehydratase encodes the protein MKLLITGGAGFIGSNFVLYMLQQHPEYEIVNVDALTYAGNLENLKAIEQNPKHTFVKADICDAAKMDELIGQGVDIVVNFAAESHVDRSILEPDVFVKTNVLGTQVLLDAAKKHNVTKFVQVSTDEVYGTLGETGLFTEETPLTPNSPYSASKAGGDLLVRAYHETFGLPVNITRCSNNYGPYQFPEKLIPLIISKALNDQPLPVYGDGLNIRDWLYVEDHCSAIDLVIHEGVNGEVYNIGGNNERTNLHIIRTILEQLGKPESLITYVQDRPGHDRRYGIDPAKITNELGWKPKHNFETGIRETIAWYLDNKEWWTRIQSGEYEQYYAQQYGERLGESQ